In the genome of Poecilia reticulata strain Guanapo linkage group LG16, Guppy_female_1.0+MT, whole genome shotgun sequence, one region contains:
- the rpz gene encoding protein rapunzel isoform X2, producing MMDEEIQDDHSKLKQGLVKVLQCVATISSAAAVVNPIFGVAGSLIRVVLHHVDDEDIRTLKREFGSVHQRLDELSQQNRRTLVQIEKETLDGQYCHVEENLKNQFRKFMAMVEARPEHRNGKKDDFEESYANDLGDQNLHTLYDGVVGKRKLFSRPILEVYLKHSQGDRRVMERLCTRLTYLFCIGLIALMGYSAIIGDDEEGLSEEWAEKMEHVQEKMQEALRRCT from the coding sequence ATGATGGATGAGGAGATACAAGACGACCACAGCAAGCTGAAGcagggcctagtcaaagtcctccAGTGCGTGGCCACCATCTCGTCGGCGGCGGCCGTGGTCAACCCCATCTTCGGCGTGGCGGGCTCCCTGATCCGGGTGGTGCTGCACCACGTGGACGATGAGGACATCCGCACGCTGAAGCGCGAGTTCGGCTCCGTCCACCAGAGGCTGGACGAGCTGTCCCAGCAGAACCGCCGGACGCTGGTCCAGATCGAGAAGGAGACGCTGGACGGCCAGTACTGCCACGTGGAGGAGAACCTGAAGAACCAGTTCAGGAAGTTCATGGCCATGGTGGAGGCGCGGCCGGAGCACCGCAACGGCAAGAAGGACGACTTCGAGGAGAGCTACGCCAACGACCTGGGCGACCAGAACCTGCACACGCTGTACGACGGCGTGGTGGGCAAGCGGAAGCTGTTCAGCCGGCCCATCCTGGAGGTGTACCTGAAGCACTCGCAGGGCGACCGCCGCGTCATGGAGCGCCTCTGCACGCGCCTCACGTACCTGTTCTGCATCGGCCTCATCGCCCTGATGGGCTACTCCGCCATCATCGGCGACGACGAGGAGGGGCTGAGCGAGGAGTGGGCCGAGAAGATGGAGCACGTGCAGGAGAAGATGCAGGAGGCGCTGCGCAGGTGCacatga
- the rpz3 gene encoding rapunzel 3: MTSPLEKVVAEKKETIEALMDMFEKGAEVLASAVGELLPLCEAAAPVLKLALDNVHSKEVFYVKEQFLTVRTKLDVLSNQLEDIESELRKGDLDRDYFTVEENIRNQFRKYMDILEAKPQFREVKKKLFLDHFTKTGGEKNLCVLYDALMGTNTFKDPILDTVQRYVGRNRRLLEDFCVRMKELFCLGLISLLGCCALTQSPEEEQDKIREWSTKIEEVESKMKAAIESCIAAFPEQAKLDVQRHLQETEEENLQEAAESLLEVLVKKYDWVSWSVRLIKNSGKAFENLRAGKHFHHVAGQNWFQVLRGNDVCLVVSFSTAAQPVPSDCVRQLMEGPARKGNAPEAVEALEKQLCGFIVHAISRHKEAAAAWSFPEECHYWERHKNVAVCVHSE, encoded by the exons ATGACGAGTCCTCTGGAGAAAGTGGTGGCCGAGAAGAAGGAGACCATCGAGGCGCTGATGGACATGTTCGAGAAGGGCGCCGAGGTGCTGGCGAGCGCCGTGGGGGAGCTGCTTCCGCTCTGCGAGGCGGCCGCTCCGGTCCTGAAGCTGGCCTTGGACAACGTCCACAGCAAGGAGGTGTTTTACGTCAAGGAGCAGTTCCTGACGGTGAGGACCAAGCTGGACGTGCTGTCCAACCAGCTGGAGGACATCGAGTCCGAGCTCAGGAAGGGAGACCTGGACCGCGACTACTTCACCGTGGAGGAAAACATCCGGAACCAGTTTAGGAAGTACATGGACATCTTGGAGGCGAAGCCGCAGTTCAGGGAGGTGAAGAAGAAACTGTTTCTGGATCACTTCACTAAAACCGGCGGAGAGAAGAACCTCTGTGTTCTCTACGATGCTCTGATGGGAACCAACACCTTCAAGGATCCGATTTTAGACACAGTACAGAG GTATGTTGGGAGGAACCGGCGCCTCCTGGAGGACTTCTGCGTCCGGATGAAGGAGCTCTTCTGCCTGGGTTTGATTTCTCTGCTGGGCTGCTGCGCCCTCACCCAGAGtccagaggaggagcaggacaAGATCCGAGAGTGGAGCACCAAAATCGAAGAGGTAGAGTCCAAGATGAAGGCAGCCATCGAGTCCTGCATAGCTGCGTTTCCAGAGCAAGCGAAACTAGACGTGCAGCGCCACCTGCAGGAGACCGAGGAGGAAAATCTTCAGGAAGCAGCTGAGAGTCTTCTGGAGGTCCTGGTGAAAAAGTACGACTGGGTGTCCTGGTCTGTGCGGCTGATCAAAAACTCAGGCAAAGCCTTTGAGAACCTGCGAGCCGGGAAGCACTTCCACCACGTGGCGGGACAGAACTGGTTCCAGGTTCTTCGGGGGAACGACGTCTGCCTGGTGGTGTCGTTCAGCACCGCGGCCCAGCCGGTTCCCAGCGACTGCGTGCGGCAGCTGATGGAGGGTCCGGCCAGGAAGGGCAACGCTCCGGAGGCGGTGGAGGCGCTGGAGAAGCAGCTGTGCGGGTTCATCGTTCACGCCATCAGTCGCCACAAAGAGGCTGCAGCCGCCTGGAGCTTCCCGGAAGAATGCCACTACTGGGAACGCCACAAGAACGTGGCCGTGTGTGTGCACTCGGAATAA
- the rpz gene encoding protein rapunzel isoform X1: MVLSNLITPTYSTYMEVSFLQGLLGRRRRVSSLGLWKGSFSQSQFEKIIDTMMDEEIQDDHSKLKQGLVKVLQCVATISSAAAVVNPIFGVAGSLIRVVLHHVDDEDIRTLKREFGSVHQRLDELSQQNRRTLVQIEKETLDGQYCHVEENLKNQFRKFMAMVEARPEHRNGKKDDFEESYANDLGDQNLHTLYDGVVGKRKLFSRPILEVYLKHSQGDRRVMERLCTRLTYLFCIGLIALMGYSAIIGDDEEGLSEEWAEKMEHVQEKMQEALRRCT, translated from the exons atggttttgtccAATTTGATCACCCCCACATATTCAACATACATGGAAGTGTCCTTTTTGCAGGGATTGCTGGGAAGAAGAAGGAGGGTGTCGAGCTTGGGACTTTGGAAAGGCAGTTTTAGTCAGAGCCAGTTTGAAAAG ATCATCGACACCATGATGGATGAGGAGATACAAGACGACCACAGCAAGCTGAAGcagggcctagtcaaagtcctccAGTGCGTGGCCACCATCTCGTCGGCGGCGGCCGTGGTCAACCCCATCTTCGGCGTGGCGGGCTCCCTGATCCGGGTGGTGCTGCACCACGTGGACGATGAGGACATCCGCACGCTGAAGCGCGAGTTCGGCTCCGTCCACCAGAGGCTGGACGAGCTGTCCCAGCAGAACCGCCGGACGCTGGTCCAGATCGAGAAGGAGACGCTGGACGGCCAGTACTGCCACGTGGAGGAGAACCTGAAGAACCAGTTCAGGAAGTTCATGGCCATGGTGGAGGCGCGGCCGGAGCACCGCAACGGCAAGAAGGACGACTTCGAGGAGAGCTACGCCAACGACCTGGGCGACCAGAACCTGCACACGCTGTACGACGGCGTGGTGGGCAAGCGGAAGCTGTTCAGCCGGCCCATCCTGGAGGTGTACCTGAAGCACTCGCAGGGCGACCGCCGCGTCATGGAGCGCCTCTGCACGCGCCTCACGTACCTGTTCTGCATCGGCCTCATCGCCCTGATGGGCTACTCCGCCATCATCGGCGACGACGAGGAGGGGCTGAGCGAGGAGTGGGCCGAGAAGATGGAGCACGTGCAGGAGAAGATGCAGGAGGCGCTGCGCAGGTGCacatga
- the LOC103477568 gene encoding uncharacterized protein LOC103477568: protein MNLVENKTLRSQLHDEEAVVVENAVRLAIDSVLNVLYGVNSARTREYQRMVADRDKEIQRLEGRLTEIERELQVLRRHGCTCGLFEAGSRTSANRQTGEQIRAEAGGVGPEVAAGPQDCDLSLSLGVYPRPSSHFPSQYHESLLPSPPSYLGITSTCTSRSSEASGGTEATRNLPTSPSSLVVKEEPCDVDAVLIEWELSEERAAESQEQPGSPCPDEQSPDHHHHSPVPADHVENNEGHMLREKTPVNPAGFQSSAGDQLRNKKKNVPTSQLTEEAQRLKRAAWRAASKRYYARKIARQQASLHGGGHAASAQRGYLVEERRKRMISDLPEESQMMRREMWRAASRRYYDRKTARHPTEGLQYGHLMENLNPAGATQGPNGEGPLVITGIMCS, encoded by the exons ATGAATCTGGTCGAAAACAAAACTCTGCGCTCGCAGCTTCACGACGAGGAGGCGGTGGTGGTGGAGAACGCCGTCAGGCTGGCGATAGACTCGGTGCTGAACGTGTTGTACGGGGTGAACAGCGCCAGGACGCGGGAGTACCAGCGGATGGTGGCCGACAGGGACAAAGAGATCCAGCGGCTGGAGGGCAGGCTCACGGAGATCGAGCGCGAGCTGCAGGTGCTGCGCAGACATGGCTGCACGTGCGGGTTGTTCGAGGCCGGGAGCCGGACCTCCGCTAACCGACAGACAGGGGAGCAGATCCGGGCTGAAGCAGGGGGAGTGGGCCCTGAGGTGGCAGCAGGACCGCAGGACTGTGACCTGAGCCTTTCCT TGGGCGTTTATCCTCGACCCTCGTCTCATTTCCCTTCCCAGTACCACGAGTCGCTCCTCCCATCACCGCCCAGCTACCTGGGCATAACCTCCACCTGCACATCCCGCTCCTCGGAGGCTTCAGGGGGCACAGAGGCCACCAGGAacctgcctacatctcccagcaGCCTCGTGGTGAAGGAGGAGCCCTGTGATGTGGATGCTGTCCTGATAGAATGGGAGCTGAGCGAGGAGAGAGCTGCAGAATCTCAGGAGCAACCAGGAAGTCCGTGTCCGGACGAGCAGAGTcctgatcatcatcatcattcacCAG TTCCTGCAGATCATGTGGAGAACAATGAGGGTCATATGCTGAGGGAAAAAACTCCAGTAAATCCTGCTGGTTTTCAAAGCTCTGCAGGAGATCAACTGAG gaacaaaaagaagaatGTTCCCACGTCGCAGCTGACGGAGGAGGCCCAGAGGCTGAAGCGGGCGGCGTGGAGAGCAGCTTCCAAAAGATACTACGCCCGTAAAATCGCCCGTCAGCAGGCGAGCCTCCATGGCGGCGGCCATGCAGCAAGCGCCCAGCGCGGCTATTTGGTGGAGGAGCGGAGGAAACGGATGATCTCAGACCTGCCGGAGGAGTCCCAGATGATGCGCAGGGAGATGTGGAGGGCCGCCTCCCGGAGGTACTACGACAGGAAAACGGCTCGCCACCCCACAGAGGGCCTGCAGTACGGACACCTGATGGAGAACCTGAACCCTGCTGGAGCCACGCAGGGGCCCAACGGAGAGGGGCCCCTGGTTATCACTGGAATAATGTGCAGCTGA